Part of the Candidatus Aminicenantes bacterium genome, GACGCCGCGGCGCTGGAAAAATCGATCGCTGAATGGAAGCAGCGCGGCCAGGCAGACCGCTTGAAAATGGTCTACCTGATTCCCGATTTTCAGAATCCGTCCGGCATTACCATGACCGAAGAACGTCGCCGTGGTGTGTTGGAAGTGGCGGCCCGCCACGGCCTGCTGGTCGTGGATGACGCCCCTTACCGCGATTTGCGCTTTGAGGGAGAACCGGTACCTTCCCTGTACGCCCTGGACAAAAAACAGTCCGTCATATCCCTGTATACGTTCTCCAAGACACTGGTGCCGGGCTTGCGCGTGGCCTGGGCGGTGGGACCCCGGCAGCTCATTGACAAGCTGACCACACTGAAGCAAAGTGTTGATTTGTGTTCGTCCGCCCTATCGCAGCACGTGGTGGCCGATTATCTTGCGGGCGGATGCATGGAACGATACCTGCCGATGTTTAACGCGGATTACCGCCACAAGCGTGACATCATGCTGGATGCCATGGACAAGTACTTGCCGAAGTTAGAGGGCCTGAAGTGGACCCGTCCGGAAGGCGGGCTGTTTATCTGGGTCACCCTGCCGGAAAAGATGGATGCTGAGAAACTTTTTCACGCCGCGGTGCGCGAAAACGTGGCCTTTGTGCTCGGATCGGCGTTCCATCCCTCCGGAGGCCTGAAGAACTGTTTCCGCTTGAATTTCTCTTTCGCCGCACCGGACCGAATTCACGAAGGTGTTTCGCGACTCGGACGCGCCTTGACGAAATTCGCGCAGGAATCCGCTTAACCCGGAATGATGCGTTACTTTGCCTGAGTGGGAGGTGACGTCAAGAATTTGTGTTTTGTCGGGATTGAATCCCCGTCATGTCCCGGGTACAATTGAGCAATGTGCCGATGCTTCCGCGCTGCCTCCGCGGACGGCTCATCCGCATTTGAACAGCTGACAGTGAACGCTGCCGCCGCCGGCGGTCAAGGAGGAAAGTAATGAACATTTTTGTGTGTATCAAACAGGTTCCCGATACGGAAGCCAGCCTGAGCGTTGAGGGCGGCCGCAAAGTAAGGGAATCGGGGCTTAAGTGGGTGGTCAGCCCCTATGATGAATATGCCCTGGAAGCGGCCATTCAATTAAAAGAAAATACAACCGGCTCAAGCGTTACCGCCATCACGGTGGGTCCCGCCCGCGCCGACGGGGTGTTGCGCACGGCCCTGGCCATGGGGGCCACCGCGGCGGTCCACGTGGAAAGCGACAGTGAACTCGATCATCATGCAATCGCCGCCTGCCTGGCCGCCGCCATAAGGAGTTGCGGTGATCCCGATATCATCCTGACCGGCAAACAGGCCATTGACGTGGATGCGGGTGTTTTGCCGCTGTTCCTGGCGCAAGCCATGGATATGCCCTCGGCCGGCGGCGTGCTCGCCATGGAAGTGGCGGATGGTACGGCCAGGGTCGAGCGGGAGATCGAGGGCGGCGCCCGGGAACGCATCGAGATGGCGCTGCCATGTGTTGTCGGCGCCACCAAGGGGCTCAATACTCCCAGATATCCCTCTTTAATGGGGATCATGAAAGCCAAGAAAGTGGAAGTCAAGAAATTCACTCCGGCTGAATTGAACCTGGAATCTCTGGAGCCGGTGTTGCGCTTGGAATCTTTATCGGTTCCCGAAGAGAAGGCTCCCGGCCGGGTGATTGAAGGTGAACCCGCGGATGCCGTGCGTGAACTGGTTCGTCTGTTGCGTGACGAAGCCAAGGTTCTGTAGGAGGCGACCATGTCCATTACCCTCGTGTTTGTTGAAAGCCAAAATGGAAAAATCAAAAAAGCCAGCCGCGAGGCTCTTGCCCTGGCCTTGTCCGGTCCCGATAAAGTGGCCGCGGTCACGTTCGCCAATGATGGCGCCGACCTGGCCGCGGCCCTTTCCGGAGTATCCACGCTTTTTCACGTAACCGGTGCGGGTGATCTCTACCAGCCCGATATCCATGCGGCAACCCTGGAGTCAATAATAAAGGATAAGGGAATCGCAACCGTTATCGCGGCTCATTCCGCACGCAGCCGTGATCTTTTCCCCCGCGTGGCGGCGCGTGTCAAGGCCGCCATGGTCTCAGATTGCGTGGCCGTCAACCTGGAGGAGAGGTGCGCGGTCAAGCCCGTGTACTCCGGCAAGTTGCTGGCCCGCATCAGGGTGAACGCCGGGGTGAATCTGTTTACCCTGCGTCCCAACGTCTTTCCCGCTGAATTGCCCGCCGGCAATGACACGCCAGAGGTGGTCGCCGTTTCCGCGGCGGATGTGACCCCCCGTTGCCGGGTGGTGGAAGTGGCGGCCGGCGCGGCCGGCAGGATCGACCTGACTGAGGCGGCCGTGATCGTATCCGGCGGCCGGGCAATGAAAAACAAAGATAATTTCGCCTTGTTGCAGGAACTGGCCGATGTGTTGAATGCCGGCCTGGGGGCTTCCCGGGCCGCCGTGGATGCGGAATTCGCCGAGTACAACATGCAGGTCGGCCAGACAGGCAAGGTCGTGAACCCCAAACTGTATGTCGCGTGCGGCATTTCCGGAGCCATTCAACACTTTGTGGGCATGAAGACATCCAAAGTAATCGTGGCCATCAATAAGGATCCGGAAGCCCCGATCTTTAAAAAAGCGGATTACGGCATTGTGGGAGATCTGTTTGAGATCGTGCCCCTGCTGAAAAATGAGTTGGAAAAAGCCCTGAATTAGCCAATGGATCTCAGGCAGGTGATCCGGCAACGCCGCAGTGTCCGCAGTTTCCAGGACCGCCCGGTTGACCGGGCGGTCCTGGAGGACCTGATCCGTGAGGCCGTATGGGCGCCGTCGGCCATGAACACCCAGCCGTGGATGTTTCACGTGGTGTCCGGAAACAGCCGCGACCGCCTCTGCCGCATCATGTCCAGCGCGTTCGACCGCCTGCAGCCGCGGTTGGCGGCGTTGTTTAAAAAAAGCATGGTGGGCATGATCCGTCGATACTTCACCCATTTCGGCAATGCGCCTCACCTGGTGGCGGTAACCGTTGAGCGTCTGGAAATACCGCAATACCAGGAAGGTGCTGTTCAAAGCGTGGCCGCGGCCATCCAGAATTTTTCGCTCCTGGCACACGAGGCGGGCCTCGGGACCTGCTGGATGACCGGTCCGTTGTGGGTGGCCAATGAAGTGGAGGCTTTCCTGGGGGTGCCGCAGCGCCGTCTGGTGGCCGTACTCACCGTGGGATGGCCCGATCAAGATCCTCCCACACCTACGCGCAAAGACGAGGCGGTGGCGTGGCTCGAATAAACCGATTTTAACTTTATTTTTTTCTTGACAATCCCAAAAAGGCACCATAACATATTGGTGTCGATTTCGTATAGTGAAATTGGATTTTGTTAATTGAAATTTACCTCCGATGATGCGGAGACAGGAGTTGCCGAATGGATTACCTCTTGACGGATGAGCAAAAGATGCTGCGCGACATGGCCGCCAAGTTCACGGCCAATGAGATTACGCCCGTAGCGGCGGAGATGGAGAAAGAAGGCCGATTCCCCCACGAAATACTCAAAAAGGCCGGTGAACTCGGCTTGATGGGAATCACCCTGCCCGAGGAATATGGCGGCGGCGGCATGGACTCGGTGGGGTACATGCTGGCTATGGAAGAGATTGGCAAGGGACTGGCGTCGCTGGTGCTGATCATGTCCACTCACATCTCCCTGGCCGCGGGTTCAATCCACAAGTTCGGCTCCGACGAGCAGAAACAGAAATACCTTCCCGACCTGTGCAGTGGCAAAAAAGTGGGCAGCTTTTCATTAACCGAAGCCGGAGCGGGCTCCGACGCCGCCGGTTTGAAAACCCGGGCTGAACGTCGCGGTGACACCTACCTGATCAACGGCAGCAAACAGTTCTGCACCCTTGATCCGGATTGCGATAATGTCATCGTTCTTTTCGCACTGACGGCATCGGAACTCAAAACCAAGGGCATCAGTGCGTTTATCATCGATAAGAGCATGCCCGGCTGGCGAGTCGGCAAAAAGGAACACAAACTGGGCATTCGCACGGCCACGACTTCGGAGCTGATCTTCGAGGATTGCGAGGTCCCGGCCGCGAATCTGCTTGGCGAAGAAAACCAGGGTTTCAAGTATGCCATGATCGCGTTGGACAGCGGACGCATCGGCATTGCCACCCAGGCCCTGGCCGTAGCCAAAGCCTCTATCGAGGCGGCCACGGAGTACGCCAAGAACCGCGAGCAGTTCGGCAAACCCATCGCGGCGCTTCAAGCCATCCAGTGGATGATCGCGGACATGAACACCGAGTATGACGCTTCCTGGTTGCTGACCTATCGTGCCGCGTTGATGAAGGATCAGGGACTGCGTTTTTCCCGCGAAGCCGCCATGGCCAAATTGAAGGCTTCAGAAACGGCGTCTTTCTGTGCCGATACGGCCATCCAGATTCACGGCGGTTACGGCTATACCGAAGATTTTCCGGTGGAACGCTATTACCGGGATGCGCGCATCACCCGTATTTACGAAGGCACCAGCGAGATTCAGCGCCTGGTCATTGCCTTGAACAGTATGAAGTAAGGTGATATCCGGAGGACAAAATGTCGGATCTGCAAACATTGGAAAAAGAATTTGAGAAATACCTGCGCCTGCAATCGCCGCCCCTGGCTTTGCGCATGTTGCAGCCGGGGGAGAACGCACCAGAGAAGTGCCGCCGCCCTTATCAACATCTGAAGACCAGGGTGACCATCTGCCAGGGATTCACCATGGCACGAAAATACGGCTGGACCGTTTGCATGGGGGTCGAAGACATGGCCTGTCCACCCGGCGCCGCCCTGTTCGGCTTTTACAAAAACACCGACTATTTTGACTCCGGGAATATGGCGGTACCGGCCTATGCGCCTGACCTGGAAGCCGGCAAGGCCCTGGAAAAGGAATTCCCCCGCTTTGGTTATAATGAATGCGAAGCCATCCTGGTGGCGCCCATGGGGCGGGCCGAATTCGAGCCGCATATGCTGGTGTTTTACGCCCAGCCCGCCCAGGTGATGCGCCTGATTCACGGAGCGGTTTATGAAAGCGGCGGCGGCATCAACAGCTGGACCCAGTGCCGTTTCGGCTGTTCCAGCGTCATTTCCGTTTTGCAGTCCGGAAAGTGCACCTTTAACGTTCCCGGCAACGGTGACCGTGTGTTTGCCGGCGTTCAGGACAGTGAAATGAGTTTCTACCTGCCCATGGCAAGGGCGGAAGGCGTGGTTGCCGGGCTGGCGGCCAACCACAAGGGCGGCACCCGTTATCCCGTGCCCGCCTACCTGATGTACCAGCCCAATTTTCCCAAAAACTACGCGCAGCAGATGGAAATCTGGCGCGAACTGAAAGAGATTCAGGATTAGACGTGTTCCCCAAGGTACCCATAAGGAATGGGCCCGGAGCGGTCGCCCTCCCCGCCGGAATCGGCTTGCGCCTTTTTCGGCCGACGGATTTGGTCGACGCCTCTGTTCCCTCGGGTTTTCGCTCCCGGACGGCTGCGGCCGGCCGGGCCCATTCCCCTTTTCATGGAGGGTCGGGGCAACCATGATACCCTGCAGGCGAGGAGTCGTCAACCACTCAGCCCGACACCAATCATGCGGGCGTAGAGACATTTCCGTCAGCGGATTCCAACACCAGGTAGGTGCCGAGCGCCTGGGCCGCCGCCAGGCCGGAGCCGTCCATCACCCGGGCCTCCAGCACGGCGGTACGGCGACCGCGGTGCAACACCGCCGCTTCCGCGACTACGATTTTCTCTGTTACGGGACGGATGTAGTTGATCTTGGCTTCCACCGTGGTCATGCCTTCGCCGGTTTCCAGGAGTCCCGCCAGTGCGGCACCCATGGCCGTATCCACCAGCGCGAACAGGGCACCGCCGTGAACCTGGCCGAAAATATTGATCAATTCCGCGGTGACCGCCATCTCCATTCTGGCCCAGCCTTTACGGACATTCACCAGTCTCATGCCCAGGTGGTTGTGAAAGTGTCCAGGGCGGGTGAGGCGTTGTTTAAAGGCGTCCATCACGGCGGCCGGCAATGGCGGAAATTCTGTTTTTTTTATCATAATGCCATTATACGGTACGGGTGGGGCGGGGCCAACCCCTCAGAAGGGGAAGATAAATGAATCCGTCGGCGACACGAATTAAAGATGTACCGTCGGTAAATCGACACAGAAACGGAGGCTGATCATGGAAACGAATCGAGGTTCTTGGGGTTCAAAAACTGCGTTCATCCTGGTCGCAGCGGGATCCGCCGTGGGATTGGGAAACATCTGGCGTTTTCCCTATCAGGCGGGAATCAACGGCGGCGCCGCCTTTGTGCTGATCTACATTCTGGCCGCCTTTGTTCTGGGATTAAGTGTTTTACTGGCGGAGGCGGCGATCGGTCGCGCCACCGGCAAGAACCCGGTCTGCGCCCTGCGGGCCTTAAAACCGAATACCCGCTGGCATTGGTTCGGCGCCATGGGAGTGGTGATCTGTACCGTGGTCCTTTCCTATTACGGCGTAATCGCCGGTTGGACCCTTGGTTACGCCGCCAAGGCCGTGGGAGGTGATTTTTCGCGCCCGCTGGATCAGCAACTGGTGGCAAAGATGTTCAGCGATTTCGCCTCCAATCCGGGTTTGATGCTCTTGCTGTTTTTCGCTTTTATCCTGGTTACCGTGCTGGTGGTTTCGCGCGGGGTTCAGGGTGGTATCGAGAAGCTGGCCAAGATGCTTATGCCCGTGCTCTTTTTGCTGCTGGTGCTGATGGTTCTGCGTGCGGTTACCCTGGAAGGCTCTTCGAAAGGTCTGGCGTTTTACCTTAACCCCGATTTTTCCAAACTCAACGCGACCGCGGTGATGAGCGCCATCAGCCAGGCGTTTTTCTCTACTTCCGTGGGCGTGGGCATTATGCTGACATACGGCAGTTACCTGCGCCGTTCCAACCGCCTGGTAAACTGCGGCATATGGATCATCGGGCTGGATACTCTGGTGGCGGTGATCGCCGGCCTGATTATTTTCCCCACCCTGTTTACGGTTCCCGGCATGAACCCGGCCCAGGGCCCGGAACTGGTGTTTGTGGTGCTGCCGGTGGTCTTTTCCAAGATCCCCCTGGGCGCGTTGTTCGGCGCCTTGTTTTTCCTGTTGGTGGTAATCGCCGCCCTGACATCGACCATCTCGTTGCTGGAGGTGGGCGTCAGTTACCTGGTGGATTTCCGCAAGTGGAGCCGGCGCAAAGCCACCTGGTTGTTGGGTGGACTCGTGGCCCTGTTGGGAGTTCCCTCGGTGCTGTCACAGGGAGGCAGCAAGTTCTTTTCAAAACTCCCGGTGTTAGGCATGTCTTTTCTGGATACCATGGATAAAATTTTCGGCGCTTACGGCTACACCTTTGGCGCGTTGTTTATCGCTGTTTTCGTGGGCTTTGTGTGGAAACCGAAAGCGGCGATCGCGGAGATCGAACAGGAAGGTTATCGGTTTCGCCTGAAAAATGTGTGGGCGTTCACTTTGCGTTGGATCGCCACGCCGCTGATTCTGGTGATGCTGGTATCCAGTTTCTTTTGAGGCTCGGGGTGATCGGTATACCCGAAATGAAATAGTGGATATTTCCAGTGCATAGGGAGGGTCCGATGTCAAGTCTCAACCATTCAATTGAAAATGCGTGTCGCATATTGGTCCTGTTATCCGAGCAGGAAGCGGGAATCAATCTGACGGAACTGAGTGAGCGTATGGGAATTAACAAGAGTACGGCTTACCGATACCTGTCCACGTTGGAACGCTATCGCATAGTTAAAAAAGAGCACAACCGCTACACCCTGGGTTTGCGGGTGTTTGAGATGGGCAACCGTGTACCGGTGATCCGCTTGATTCTGGAGCGCATTTACCCCCGCCTGTTGGAGTTGGGTTTTCTGTTTAATGAAACCATCAGTGTGGGGATATTGTCGGATGCAGAGGTGATGATCCTGGAACGCGTCGAAAAGGGGCGCAGTCTGGTCAACCAGGTGTTTACCGGAACCAAGGTCCCCTTGTACTGTACGGGCCTGGGCAAAGCCATTCTTTCCGTCATGTCCGAGGAACATCGCGACACGTTGCTGACTGAGATTCATTTTGAAAAATTGACTCCGCGAACCATTCTTTCGCGGGAACAACTGATGCGGGATCTGGATGAAACCCGCAAGCGGGGTTTCAGCATCGATGATTCCGAGTACGAGGAGGATTTGAAGTGCGTGGGCGTGCCGCTCTTTTTTGAAAGCCTGGGGGTCATGAGTGCCGTGAGTGTGACGGGCCCACGGTCACGCATGACTGGCGACCGTGTCCGCCACATCGGTGAACACCTGCGGCAGGCCGTTGATTCGTTTGTCAAGGAAATGAATAAATGACGGCTATGCGCCGGGGCGAAATGGTCGGCCTGGCAAAAAAACCGCCTTTAGTGGAATTTGCTTGACATTCTATTTTTGCGACACTACTATGAGTGTGGATTTTGATTAATAAAATACTATTTCATTATGTGAAACTTTAGTGAGTGTAAAAAAGTCGTCTTACGGATGTACAGTACGGCCGAGTGCGAATCCGTTGCCGCCTGGGCCGACTGCCTGGAAATACCAAAAAGGAGGTTTTTCATGAAACACAGAAGTCAGCTTCTGATGACGCTCCTGGTGTCCGTGCTGCTTTTGGTGGGCACCCAGGGCATGGCCAAGAAAGAGATGTCCCTGCTGGACATGTACAAAATCATGCAGGGCATGAAGTGGGTGGACCTGACTCACGCGTTTGACAAGAACATTCCACATTGGAAGGGATTTACCGGAACTTATGACACCAATCTCCTGTACCATTATGATCCGGGTGTGGGTTCCGACGGCTACGGCTTCCTGGTGCATCAGTACACCCATGTGGGACAATGGGGCACCCATGTGGATCCGCCCAACCATTTCGTCAAGGGATTGCGTTCCCTGAGCGATATCCCCGTGACGGAGATGCTTTTGCCGCTGGTGGTGTTTGATGTCCATGAAAAGGTTGCGAAAAATCCCGACTACATGATCACCATGGACGATGTCAAGGCCTGGGAAAAGAAGTACGGCCCCGTGCCGGAAGGATCCTTCTGCGCCATGCGTACGGATTGGTCCAAGCGCTGGCCCTCCATGGAAAAGATGCAGAACAAGGATGAAAACGGCGTGGCCCATTATCCCGGATGGAGCATGGAAGTGCTGAAGTACTTGTACGAGACACGCAAGATCATGGCCAACGGACATGAACCCACCGACACGGATCCCGGCTTCAAAACCACCAAAGACAACTACGAAGGCGAATACTACGTATTGGCCCAGGACAAGTACCAGATCGAACTCTTGACGAACCTGGATCAGCTTCCCGAGTACGGTGGCCTGGTGGTGGCAAGCTGGCCCAAGGCCCTGCATGGGTCTGGTTTCCCGGCACGCGTGTTCGCCATTGTTCCCAACAAGTAATCTGTCCGGCCGACTGCAACTCAACACGGGATATGAAAAAAGTGGAGGTTGAATCAAGATGAAACGACTAATGATTGTACTGGCTGCGGTATGCCTGATGAC contains:
- a CDS encoding PLP-dependent aminotransferase family protein; protein product: MKHGCDFPGPQGARKEECMLDLEKLYSTTARATRKSAIRELLKLADKPEVISFAGGWPSPDLFPVDTISDLMVKVLKERGRKVLHYSKAEGEVGLKEELIRLMAKDGVTAEAENILVLTGSQQGLDMLPKAFVDRGDVVFVETPTYVGAIQAFDNYGTHMVPVETDDNGMDAAALEKSIAEWKQRGQADRLKMVYLIPDFQNPSGITMTEERRRGVLEVAARHGLLVVDDAPYRDLRFEGEPVPSLYALDKKQSVISLYTFSKTLVPGLRVAWAVGPRQLIDKLTTLKQSVDLCSSALSQHVVADYLAGGCMERYLPMFNADYRHKRDIMLDAMDKYLPKLEGLKWTRPEGGLFIWVTLPEKMDAEKLFHAAVRENVAFVLGSAFHPSGGLKNCFRLNFSFAAPDRIHEGVSRLGRALTKFAQESA
- a CDS encoding electron transfer flavoprotein beta subunit/FixA family protein encodes the protein MNIFVCIKQVPDTEASLSVEGGRKVRESGLKWVVSPYDEYALEAAIQLKENTTGSSVTAITVGPARADGVLRTALAMGATAAVHVESDSELDHHAIAACLAAAIRSCGDPDIILTGKQAIDVDAGVLPLFLAQAMDMPSAGGVLAMEVADGTARVEREIEGGARERIEMALPCVVGATKGLNTPRYPSLMGIMKAKKVEVKKFTPAELNLESLEPVLRLESLSVPEEKAPGRVIEGEPADAVRELVRLLRDEAKVL
- a CDS encoding electron transfer flavoprotein subunit alpha/FixB family protein yields the protein MSITLVFVESQNGKIKKASREALALALSGPDKVAAVTFANDGADLAAALSGVSTLFHVTGAGDLYQPDIHAATLESIIKDKGIATVIAAHSARSRDLFPRVAARVKAAMVSDCVAVNLEERCAVKPVYSGKLLARIRVNAGVNLFTLRPNVFPAELPAGNDTPEVVAVSAADVTPRCRVVEVAAGAAGRIDLTEAAVIVSGGRAMKNKDNFALLQELADVLNAGLGASRAAVDAEFAEYNMQVGQTGKVVNPKLYVACGISGAIQHFVGMKTSKVIVAINKDPEAPIFKKADYGIVGDLFEIVPLLKNELEKALN
- a CDS encoding nitroreductase family protein translates to MDLRQVIRQRRSVRSFQDRPVDRAVLEDLIREAVWAPSAMNTQPWMFHVVSGNSRDRLCRIMSSAFDRLQPRLAALFKKSMVGMIRRYFTHFGNAPHLVAVTVERLEIPQYQEGAVQSVAAAIQNFSLLAHEAGLGTCWMTGPLWVANEVEAFLGVPQRRLVAVLTVGWPDQDPPTPTRKDEAVAWLE
- a CDS encoding acyl-CoA dehydrogenase, producing the protein MDYLLTDEQKMLRDMAAKFTANEITPVAAEMEKEGRFPHEILKKAGELGLMGITLPEEYGGGGMDSVGYMLAMEEIGKGLASLVLIMSTHISLAAGSIHKFGSDEQKQKYLPDLCSGKKVGSFSLTEAGAGSDAAGLKTRAERRGDTYLINGSKQFCTLDPDCDNVIVLFALTASELKTKGISAFIIDKSMPGWRVGKKEHKLGIRTATTSELIFEDCEVPAANLLGEENQGFKYAMIALDSGRIGIATQALAVAKASIEAATEYAKNREQFGKPIAALQAIQWMIADMNTEYDASWLLTYRAALMKDQGLRFSREAAMAKLKASETASFCADTAIQIHGGYGYTEDFPVERYYRDARITRIYEGTSEIQRLVIALNSMK
- a CDS encoding PaaI family thioesterase, with amino-acid sequence MDAFKQRLTRPGHFHNHLGMRLVNVRKGWARMEMAVTAELINIFGQVHGGALFALVDTAMGAALAGLLETGEGMTTVEAKINYIRPVTEKIVVAEAAVLHRGRRTAVLEARVMDGSGLAAAQALGTYLVLESADGNVSTPA
- a CDS encoding sodium-dependent transporter is translated as METNRGSWGSKTAFILVAAGSAVGLGNIWRFPYQAGINGGAAFVLIYILAAFVLGLSVLLAEAAIGRATGKNPVCALRALKPNTRWHWFGAMGVVICTVVLSYYGVIAGWTLGYAAKAVGGDFSRPLDQQLVAKMFSDFASNPGLMLLLFFAFILVTVLVVSRGVQGGIEKLAKMLMPVLFLLLVLMVLRAVTLEGSSKGLAFYLNPDFSKLNATAVMSAISQAFFSTSVGVGIMLTYGSYLRRSNRLVNCGIWIIGLDTLVAVIAGLIIFPTLFTVPGMNPAQGPELVFVVLPVVFSKIPLGALFGALFFLLVVIAALTSTISLLEVGVSYLVDFRKWSRRKATWLLGGLVALLGVPSVLSQGGSKFFSKLPVLGMSFLDTMDKIFGAYGYTFGALFIAVFVGFVWKPKAAIAEIEQEGYRFRLKNVWAFTLRWIATPLILVMLVSSFF
- a CDS encoding IclR family transcriptional regulator; translated protein: MSSLNHSIENACRILVLLSEQEAGINLTELSERMGINKSTAYRYLSTLERYRIVKKEHNRYTLGLRVFEMGNRVPVIRLILERIYPRLLELGFLFNETISVGILSDAEVMILERVEKGRSLVNQVFTGTKVPLYCTGLGKAILSVMSEEHRDTLLTEIHFEKLTPRTILSREQLMRDLDETRKRGFSIDDSEYEEDLKCVGVPLFFESLGVMSAVSVTGPRSRMTGDRVRHIGEHLRQAVDSFVKEMNK
- a CDS encoding cyclase family protein — translated: MKHRSQLLMTLLVSVLLLVGTQGMAKKEMSLLDMYKIMQGMKWVDLTHAFDKNIPHWKGFTGTYDTNLLYHYDPGVGSDGYGFLVHQYTHVGQWGTHVDPPNHFVKGLRSLSDIPVTEMLLPLVVFDVHEKVAKNPDYMITMDDVKAWEKKYGPVPEGSFCAMRTDWSKRWPSMEKMQNKDENGVAHYPGWSMEVLKYLYETRKIMANGHEPTDTDPGFKTTKDNYEGEYYVLAQDKYQIELLTNLDQLPEYGGLVVASWPKALHGSGFPARVFAIVPNK